One window of Salegentibacter sp. Hel_I_6 genomic DNA carries:
- a CDS encoding beta-ketoacyl synthase, producing MSKAVAVTGMGIISAIGNSTEANYKSLASEKQGISFPEILKTAHKNLPVGEIKMSNKALASLLNLRDNHSFTRASLLGALAVKEAIENAKIKIDKHTGFISGTSVGGMDATEKYFKEFTHGKVENKQFIRAQHPGFTTEKIAEYFRITGFVTTISTACSSGANAIMLGARMIQAGKLKRVIVGGTDCLTKFTLNGFNSLMILSENHCKPFDQNRNGLNLGEGAAYLVLEAEKEINGKPVLGRVSGYGNANDAFHQTASSENGEGAFLAMQKALKSAGISSEEIDYINAHGTATKNNDNAESVALKRIFSNKLPDFSSTKAFTGHTLAAAGALEAVFSLLSLQHQQVFPNLNFSESMESSGLVPVTKMKEKSMEYVLSNSFGFGGNCTSLIFSKNGD from the coding sequence ATGAGCAAAGCAGTTGCTGTTACCGGAATGGGAATTATCTCTGCTATTGGCAACAGCACAGAAGCAAATTATAAATCTTTGGCTTCAGAAAAACAAGGAATTTCTTTCCCTGAAATTCTTAAAACTGCTCATAAAAATTTACCGGTCGGAGAAATTAAAATGTCAAATAAAGCTCTTGCCAGTTTATTGAACTTGCGCGATAATCATAGCTTTACCCGTGCTTCACTTCTTGGCGCGCTTGCGGTTAAAGAAGCTATTGAAAACGCTAAAATTAAGATCGATAAACACACCGGCTTTATCTCAGGAACCAGCGTTGGCGGAATGGATGCCACCGAAAAGTATTTTAAAGAATTTACCCACGGAAAAGTAGAAAACAAACAATTTATACGTGCGCAGCATCCAGGTTTTACTACGGAAAAAATTGCCGAATATTTTAGAATAACCGGTTTTGTAACTACTATAAGTACGGCCTGTTCCTCAGGCGCTAATGCAATTATGCTGGGAGCCAGGATGATTCAGGCGGGGAAATTAAAGCGTGTGATTGTGGGTGGAACAGATTGTCTCACAAAATTCACTTTAAATGGTTTTAACTCCCTGATGATCTTATCTGAAAATCATTGCAAACCTTTTGACCAAAACCGCAATGGTTTGAATCTAGGCGAAGGCGCTGCCTATTTGGTTTTGGAAGCCGAGAAGGAAATTAATGGCAAGCCGGTTTTAGGTAGAGTTTCGGGATATGGTAATGCTAATGATGCCTTTCACCAAACCGCTTCTTCAGAAAATGGGGAAGGGGCGTTTTTAGCAATGCAGAAGGCTTTGAAATCTGCGGGAATTTCTTCAGAAGAAATTGATTATATCAATGCCCACGGTACCGCAACCAAAAATAATGATAATGCCGAAAGTGTCGCATTAAAAAGAATTTTCAGCAATAAACTTCCAGATTTTAGTTCTACAAAGGCATTTACCGGCCATACTTTGGCGGCTGCGGGAGCTCTGGAAGCGGTTTTTAGTTTACTTTCCCTTCAACATCAACAGGTTTTTCCAAACCTTAATTTTTCTGAATCTATGGAAAGTTCAGGATTGGTTCCCGTTACAAAAATGAAGGAAAAATCAATGGAATATGTCCTTTCTAATTCCTTTGGTTTTGGAGGTAATTGTACTTCATTAATTTTCAGTAAAAATGGAGACTAA
- a CDS encoding NAD(P)/FAD-dependent oxidoreductase produces MNHRSTQILIIGAGPSGMVAAGYLQQYGVDCIVVEKNEFPRFSIGESLLPHSMENFKEAGLLEAIDAAGFQKKYGARFIKGNRVGEFDFSNKFGNGWDWTWQVPRADFDLVLANEIQRKGVEIIFNAEVKNVSFKGKNSVTEILINSEEKLFINANFIIDASGNARVLAKQLDLNAKPKITGNSSIFTHIKEPNRPKGKEGELITFEVLDTKTWFWYFPFSNGNSSLGFVSEDSWFENFSTDHSLAFKEMLGKLEYYNNRFDEDPFLFEPIKVRNIASNVSRIHGDGFALTGNSAEFLDPVFSSGVAFATESGMQAAKLAKRELEGELIDWKKDYSLYMQEGITVFSSYVKEWYTGNLQKLFFHETPKNEIKEQVCAVLAGYVWDKTNPFVKNHSRIIGNVARLIDLEKTKF; encoded by the coding sequence ATGAACCACCGCTCTACTCAAATCTTAATTATTGGCGCCGGCCCCTCTGGGATGGTAGCCGCAGGATATTTACAGCAATATGGCGTAGATTGTATTGTAGTGGAAAAAAATGAGTTTCCCAGGTTTAGTATTGGTGAGAGTTTACTTCCGCACAGTATGGAGAATTTTAAGGAAGCGGGATTATTAGAAGCCATAGATGCTGCGGGATTTCAGAAAAAATATGGGGCAAGATTTATAAAAGGGAATAGAGTTGGCGAATTTGATTTCAGCAATAAATTTGGTAATGGCTGGGATTGGACCTGGCAGGTGCCACGAGCTGATTTTGACCTGGTTTTAGCGAATGAAATTCAGCGTAAAGGCGTGGAAATTATTTTCAATGCTGAAGTGAAAAATGTGAGTTTCAAGGGAAAAAATTCTGTCACTGAAATACTTATTAATTCCGAAGAGAAATTATTTATAAATGCCAATTTCATCATTGATGCAAGCGGGAATGCCAGGGTTTTAGCCAAACAACTGGATTTAAATGCGAAGCCTAAAATAACCGGAAATTCTTCAATATTCACACATATTAAAGAACCAAATCGCCCAAAAGGTAAGGAAGGCGAACTGATAACTTTTGAAGTACTTGATACAAAAACCTGGTTCTGGTATTTCCCCTTTTCTAATGGAAACTCAAGCCTTGGGTTTGTAAGCGAAGATTCCTGGTTTGAGAATTTTAGTACTGACCACAGCTTAGCATTTAAGGAAATGCTTGGTAAATTGGAGTATTATAACAATAGGTTTGATGAAGATCCTTTCCTTTTTGAACCTATAAAAGTGCGTAATATTGCGAGTAATGTCTCTCGAATTCACGGTGATGGATTTGCTTTAACGGGAAATAGTGCGGAGTTTCTTGACCCCGTATTTTCTTCAGGTGTTGCTTTTGCTACAGAATCTGGTATGCAGGCAGCTAAATTGGCAAAAAGAGAATTAGAAGGAGAACTTATAGATTGGAAAAAAGATTATAGTCTCTACATGCAAGAGGGAATCACAGTTTTTTCCAGTTATGTGAAAGAATGGTACACTGGAAATTTACAGAAATTATTTTTTCACGAAACGCCAAAAAATGAAATTAAGGAACAAGTTTGTGCAGTTCTTGCGGGATATGTTTGGGATAAAACCAATCCATTTGTGAAAAATCATAGCCGTATTATTGGGAATGTGGCACGCTTAATTGATTTAGAAAAAACAAAATTTTAA
- a CDS encoding lipid A biosynthesis acyltransferase has product MAEWKGQSRGTVLGLRIYVFIIKTFGLYVSYFVLLFVALYFVFFAFHATKSVYYLFRKRLGFSKIKSALNVYKSYFTFGRIQLDRVAIASGLKHKYTFEFDGIHNIENLLKQQKGGILLTAHIGNFNLAKHFFDETNNHHIVNLVVTDLEHEEIKNYLDSVTGKSAIKLIVLEDDLSHIFEMNRALQNNELLVFAADRYTENAKTYSHNFMGEKLKFPQGPFKLAARNEIPVLFVHIMREKNFHYHFYARPYNPEKNEAKSLLKAYLENLEIMLKKYPHQWYNYYDYWNDYS; this is encoded by the coding sequence ATGGCCGAATGGAAGGGACAATCGCGCGGAACCGTTTTGGGGTTGAGAATTTATGTTTTCATAATCAAAACATTTGGGCTTTATGTGTCTTATTTTGTCTTACTTTTTGTAGCGCTTTATTTTGTTTTTTTTGCATTCCATGCTACTAAAAGTGTTTATTATTTATTTCGGAAAAGATTGGGGTTCTCCAAAATTAAATCGGCTCTAAATGTTTATAAAAGCTATTTTACTTTTGGTAGAATTCAGTTGGACCGCGTGGCGATTGCTTCGGGATTAAAACATAAATATACCTTTGAGTTTGATGGTATCCACAATATAGAGAATTTACTAAAACAACAAAAAGGTGGAATTTTACTCACCGCACATATTGGTAATTTTAATCTCGCCAAACATTTTTTTGATGAAACCAATAATCATCATATTGTAAACCTGGTAGTAACCGATTTAGAACATGAAGAAATCAAGAATTACCTCGATTCCGTTACCGGGAAATCAGCTATAAAGCTTATTGTTCTCGAAGACGATCTTTCTCATATTTTTGAGATGAACCGCGCCCTTCAAAACAACGAATTATTGGTTTTTGCTGCAGATCGTTATACCGAAAATGCCAAAACTTACTCCCATAATTTTATGGGAGAGAAGCTGAAATTTCCGCAAGGCCCATTTAAACTGGCGGCGCGGAATGAAATTCCAGTTTTGTTTGTTCATATTATGCGAGAGAAGAATTTTCACTATCATTTTTATGCCAGGCCCTATAATCCTGAAAAAAATGAAGCAAAAAGTCTATTAAAAGCTTATCTTGAAAATCTGGAAATTATGCTGAAAAAATACCCGCATCAGTGGTATAACTACTACGATTACTGGAACGATTACAGCTAA
- a CDS encoding beta-ketoacyl synthase N-terminal-like domain-containing protein produces the protein MKKLYLLDDAIISPLGFSTEENIKAIRDGKSGLKLQLKPELTENPFYAGIIDEKLLTKAFSEIGISEEFTRLEKMILLAIKQVLDQNKTLDVSETTLIIATTKGNIDLLKDLGNFPENRLKLSELGNVIAKFFGFSHTPIIISNACISGGLGLAVARRLGSSGKFKNAMVVGADLVSDFVISGFNSFQALSPESCKPFSKDRDGINLGEAAAAILVSTEKPKNQENISLIGDASANDANHISGPSRTGEGLYKSIQNALKEASISAEHIDFLSAHGTATIYNDEMEAIAFHRSALNKTPIHSLKGFYGHTLGASALIESIVTKHSMLNNELFGSKNFTGLGVSKPLNIIQEDQEKEINYALKTASGFGGCNLALVFKKEKE, from the coding sequence ATGAAGAAACTCTACCTGTTAGATGATGCTATTATTTCTCCACTTGGTTTTTCTACGGAAGAAAATATCAAGGCAATTCGTGATGGAAAATCGGGTTTAAAACTTCAACTAAAACCAGAATTAACAGAAAATCCCTTTTATGCAGGGATTATTGATGAGAAACTTCTAACAAAAGCTTTCTCAGAAATTGGCATTTCCGAAGAATTTACCAGGCTAGAAAAGATGATTCTGCTTGCTATAAAACAGGTTTTAGATCAAAATAAAACTTTAGATGTATCTGAAACCACTTTAATAATTGCAACCACAAAGGGAAACATTGATCTTTTAAAAGACCTCGGTAATTTTCCTGAAAATCGATTGAAATTAAGTGAATTGGGAAATGTAATTGCAAAGTTTTTTGGTTTTTCCCATACACCAATTATCATTTCCAATGCCTGTATTTCTGGGGGATTAGGGCTTGCGGTGGCAAGAAGATTGGGGAGTTCGGGAAAATTCAAAAATGCAATGGTTGTGGGAGCCGATTTGGTGAGCGACTTTGTGATTTCAGGATTTAATTCTTTCCAGGCTTTGAGTCCAGAATCTTGTAAGCCTTTTTCAAAAGATCGCGATGGCATTAATTTGGGCGAAGCTGCAGCAGCAATTTTAGTGAGTACAGAAAAACCTAAAAACCAGGAAAATATTTCTTTAATTGGTGATGCTTCAGCAAATGATGCCAACCATATTTCAGGACCTTCCAGAACTGGCGAGGGTTTATATAAAAGCATTCAAAACGCACTTAAAGAAGCTTCAATTTCAGCAGAACACATCGATTTTTTATCGGCGCACGGTACGGCAACGATTTATAATGATGAAATGGAAGCGATTGCATTTCATCGTTCAGCATTAAATAAAACGCCAATTCATAGTTTAAAAGGCTTTTACGGGCATACGCTGGGCGCTTCGGCTTTGATAGAAAGTATCGTGACCAAACATAGCATGCTTAATAATGAATTATTTGGTTCAAAGAATTTTACCGGATTGGGCGTTTCAAAACCGCTAAATATTATTCAGGAAGATCAGGAAAAAGAGATCAATTATGCGTTAAAAACGGCTTCCGGTTTTGGTGGTTGTAACCTGGCCCTGGTTTTTAAAAAGGAAAAGGAATAA
- the hutH gene encoding histidine ammonia-lyase: protein MLQIKDALSLKDFYRVLFENTKIQVASETLETLERSFSFLNEFSKNKVIYGVNTGFGPMAQYKIKDKDRIQLQYNLIRSHASGSGKPMETLQVKALMLARLNTLSLGKSGVHKSVAEVMQQLINKNITPLIFEHGGVGASGDLVQLAHLALVLIGEGEVFHKGRRRETKEVFSEENISPINIEIREGLALMNGTSAMTGIGIVNIIYAKRLLNWSVFCSSAINEIVQAYDDHLSEELNSAKKHLGQQKIAEKMRNHLKDSKLTRDRNEHLYNDTADKNTYFKEKVQEYYSLRCVPQILGPVYDTIEHTAKILIEEVNSANDNPIIDVENEHVYHGGNFHGDYVALEMDKLKLVITKLSMLAERQLNYLLNNKLNDILPPFVNLGKLGLNFGLQGAQFTAVSTTAENQTLSNPMYIHSIPNNNDNQDIVSMGTNAANITKTVIDNAFEVLSVEIITIIQALRYLDFGDKLSQKTNEVLIEMNKIIPEIKEDFPMYKINAEVKEYLKNNEVY from the coding sequence ATGCTTCAAATTAAAGATGCCCTTAGTCTTAAAGATTTCTACCGTGTTTTATTTGAAAATACTAAGATTCAGGTAGCTTCAGAAACGCTGGAAACCCTGGAAAGAAGCTTTAGTTTTTTAAACGAATTTTCTAAAAATAAAGTGATCTACGGCGTTAATACCGGTTTTGGGCCCATGGCTCAATATAAAATCAAAGATAAAGATCGCATTCAACTTCAATATAATTTAATAAGAAGTCACGCTTCCGGCTCCGGGAAACCAATGGAGACTCTGCAGGTAAAAGCTTTGATGTTGGCGCGTTTAAACACACTTTCCTTGGGAAAATCTGGCGTGCATAAATCGGTTGCCGAAGTAATGCAGCAGCTTATCAATAAAAATATTACTCCTTTAATTTTTGAACACGGCGGGGTAGGAGCTTCAGGAGATCTGGTTCAGCTAGCGCATTTGGCACTGGTTTTGATCGGGGAAGGAGAGGTTTTTCATAAAGGTAGACGCCGCGAAACAAAAGAAGTTTTTTCCGAAGAAAATATTAGTCCGATAAATATTGAAATTAGGGAAGGGCTGGCTTTAATGAACGGAACTTCAGCAATGACGGGTATTGGAATTGTTAATATTATTTACGCCAAACGCCTGCTAAACTGGTCAGTTTTCTGTTCTTCGGCTATTAATGAGATTGTTCAGGCTTACGACGATCATTTATCTGAAGAATTGAATTCGGCTAAAAAACATCTGGGTCAGCAAAAGATCGCTGAAAAAATGCGAAATCATTTAAAGGATAGCAAACTTACCCGCGACCGAAATGAGCATTTATATAACGATACGGCCGACAAAAACACGTATTTTAAAGAAAAAGTTCAGGAATATTATAGTTTGCGTTGTGTGCCGCAAATACTTGGCCCGGTTTACGACACGATTGAGCATACCGCTAAAATTCTAATAGAAGAAGTGAATTCGGCCAATGATAATCCTATTATTGATGTGGAGAACGAGCATGTATATCACGGTGGAAATTTTCACGGGGATTATGTGGCCCTGGAAATGGATAAACTGAAATTGGTAATTACAAAATTATCGATGTTAGCAGAGCGTCAACTCAATTATCTGCTGAATAACAAACTCAACGATATTTTACCACCATTTGTAAATCTAGGGAAACTCGGATTAAATTTTGGACTGCAGGGCGCGCAGTTCACCGCGGTATCTACTACTGCTGAAAATCAGACATTATCTAACCCAATGTATATTCACAGCATTCCAAATAATAACGATAATCAGGATATTGTGAGTATGGGCACTAACGCTGCGAATATTACAAAAACCGTGATCGATAATGCTTTTGAAGTACTTTCGGTTGAAATAATCACGATTATTCAGGCTTTGCGTTATTTGGATTTCGGAGACAAACTCTCTCAAAAAACAAATGAGGTTTTAATTGAAATGAATAAAATTATCCCTGAAATAAAGGAGGATTTCCCGATGTATAAAATCAATGCGGAAGTAAAAGAGTATTTAAAAAATAACGAAGTCTATTAA
- a CDS encoding thioesterase family protein has protein sequence MLEKSLTTITKLKVRFHECDPLQIVWHGNYLKYFEEGREDFGREHGISYLDAQAQGFSTPIVKSLCEHKLPLKYSDAFRVETTFRNSEAAKMNFIYKIFKGENLICTGETIQVFLNENRELVLNNPPFFLDWKKKMKLL, from the coding sequence ATGCTGGAGAAATCCTTAACCACGATAACCAAGCTTAAAGTTCGATTTCACGAATGTGATCCTTTACAAATCGTTTGGCACGGCAATTACCTTAAATATTTTGAAGAAGGACGGGAAGATTTTGGTCGCGAACACGGTATTTCCTACCTGGATGCGCAAGCCCAGGGATTTTCCACTCCAATTGTAAAATCTCTTTGCGAACATAAATTGCCATTAAAATATAGCGATGCATTTCGGGTAGAAACCACTTTTAGAAATTCTGAAGCCGCTAAAATGAATTTTATTTATAAAATTTTTAAAGGCGAAAATTTGATTTGCACCGGGGAAACGATACAGGTTTTCCTGAACGAAAATCGGGAATTAGTGTTAAATAATCCGCCGTTTTTCTTAGATTGGAAAAAGAAAATGAAGTTGCTTTAA
- the fabG gene encoding 3-oxoacyl-ACP reductase FabG: MKYALITGASRGIGKAIALKIASELQYNILLNYHSNIEAAESTKKLIEAEGVKCELLQFDVANAENTKNTLEDFSKNNPEAEIEVIVNNAGITRDGLFMWMKPEDWQSVINTSLNGFYNVTQPLLKSMLRRRYGRIINIVSLSGLKGNAGQVNYSAAKGAVVAATKALAQEIGKRKVTVNAVSPGFIASDMTTDFDENELKKIIPLNRFGEAEEVADLVSFLASKKASYITGEVININGGLYS, translated from the coding sequence ATGAAATACGCCCTCATCACCGGAGCTTCCCGCGGAATTGGAAAAGCCATTGCTTTAAAAATAGCAAGTGAGCTTCAGTATAATATTTTACTGAATTATCATTCCAATATCGAAGCTGCGGAATCTACCAAAAAACTAATTGAGGCCGAAGGCGTGAAATGTGAATTACTTCAGTTTGATGTGGCAAATGCTGAAAACACCAAAAATACCCTGGAAGATTTCAGCAAAAATAATCCCGAAGCAGAAATTGAAGTAATAGTAAATAACGCCGGAATTACCCGCGACGGACTCTTTATGTGGATGAAGCCGGAAGATTGGCAATCCGTAATTAATACCAGTTTAAACGGTTTTTACAATGTTACCCAGCCTTTGCTTAAAAGTATGTTGAGACGGCGTTATGGAAGAATTATAAACATCGTTTCACTTTCAGGATTAAAAGGCAATGCCGGGCAGGTAAATTATTCTGCGGCAAAAGGCGCGGTGGTTGCGGCTACAAAAGCCCTCGCCCAGGAAATAGGAAAACGAAAAGTTACCGTAAATGCCGTATCACCGGGTTTTATAGCTTCAGATATGACTACCGATTTTGATGAAAATGAACTAAAAAAAATAATTCCTTTAAATCGTTTTGGCGAAGCCGAAGAAGTGGCCGATTTAGTAAGTTTTCTCGCTTCAAAAAAAGCTTCCTACATTACCGGCGAAGTAATAAACATTAACGGCGGACTCTATTCTTAA
- a CDS encoding phosphopantetheine-binding protein → MKNLQTELKESIIEQLNLEDMEPADIKNDEPLFGDGVGLDSIDALELIVLLEKDYGIKLTDPAQGREIFVSINHMASYIEENRTK, encoded by the coding sequence ATGAAAAACCTACAAACTGAACTTAAAGAGAGTATCATCGAGCAACTCAATTTAGAAGATATGGAACCCGCCGATATTAAAAATGACGAGCCACTTTTTGGGGATGGTGTTGGGCTGGATTCTATAGATGCGCTGGAACTGATTGTTCTTTTAGAAAAAGATTATGGCATAAAACTTACCGATCCTGCCCAGGGACGTGAAATTTTTGTCTCAATCAATCATATGGCTTCTTATATTGAAGAAAACAGAACCAAATAA
- a CDS encoding site-specific integrase → MPDFTTFSVLFFTRKLNRNKKELSIYARITVNGKCAEMSLKRKTSVNEWDSSKGRLKGTSPRIKTLNSYLDQVYFKLLDTQKKILDKDTLITADKVKASYLGLDEEHKTLKDIIKYHSQTMKGVLKWGTLKNYNTTAKYLDEFLKKKKKTNDVYLKQIDYQFITEFEMFLRNYRAKKARKTCGTNGTMKHLERFKKMINLAIKLEWLEKSPFQNYKMKFEKNERQFLSEWELKMVEETYFRSESLERVKDMFLFSCYTGLTYGELKVLTKDHIVKGMDGKNWISTKREKTNEPVKAPLLHKADTILKKYQEKRFDLVSEYLFPVKSNQKMNEYVKKVMKASKVRKHITFHSARHTFATTVTLSNGVPIETVSKLLGHTKLSTTQIYARVMENKISSDMRDLEKRIEKNQNFKYRN, encoded by the coding sequence ATGCCTGATTTTACTACATTCTCCGTACTTTTCTTCACAAGAAAACTCAACCGGAACAAAAAAGAATTATCTATTTACGCCCGTATTACGGTAAATGGAAAATGCGCTGAAATGAGCCTAAAAAGGAAAACTTCAGTGAATGAATGGGATAGTTCAAAAGGAAGACTTAAAGGAACTTCTCCCAGGATTAAAACATTAAACAGTTATTTAGACCAGGTTTATTTCAAATTACTCGACACCCAAAAGAAAATTCTGGATAAAGATACCTTAATCACTGCCGATAAAGTCAAAGCTTCCTATCTTGGGTTAGATGAAGAGCATAAAACCCTCAAGGATATTATTAAGTATCACAGCCAGACAATGAAAGGAGTCCTGAAATGGGGTACGCTTAAAAACTATAACACCACTGCCAAATACCTGGACGAGTTTCTAAAAAAGAAAAAGAAAACCAACGATGTGTACCTGAAGCAGATCGATTACCAGTTCATTACCGAATTTGAAATGTTCCTCAGGAATTACCGTGCTAAAAAAGCAAGGAAGACCTGTGGCACCAACGGGACTATGAAACACTTGGAACGCTTTAAAAAAATGATCAACCTGGCCATTAAATTAGAATGGCTTGAAAAAAGTCCTTTCCAGAATTATAAGATGAAGTTTGAAAAGAACGAACGACAATTTTTATCGGAGTGGGAATTAAAAATGGTTGAAGAAACCTATTTTAGAAGTGAATCCCTGGAACGGGTAAAAGATATGTTCCTATTCTCCTGTTATACCGGGCTTACTTATGGTGAGCTTAAAGTACTCACCAAAGATCATATCGTTAAAGGAATGGACGGTAAAAACTGGATATCTACCAAACGTGAAAAAACTAATGAACCTGTAAAAGCTCCACTACTCCATAAAGCCGATACTATTTTGAAAAAATACCAAGAAAAACGGTTTGACCTCGTTAGTGAATATTTGTTTCCTGTGAAATCCAATCAAAAGATGAATGAATATGTGAAAAAAGTAATGAAAGCTTCAAAAGTGAGAAAACATATTACCTTTCATTCCGCGAGGCATACCTTTGCTACCACCGTAACCTTATCTAACGGAGTTCCCATTGAAACGGTATCCAAGCTTTTAGGACATACAAAATTATCTACCACTCAGATTTACGCACGGGTAATGGAAAATAAAATCAGCAGTGATATGAGGGACTTGGAAAAGAGAATAGAGAAAAATCAGAATTTTAAATATCGAAACTAA